The DNA sequence cgctcttatccagagcgatgtagacctactgatgtaaaacctgtatagatgatgaaccccatgtaggcctactgatgtaaaaacctgtatagatgataaatcccatgtaggcctactgatgtaaaacctgtatggatgattaatcccatgtaggcctactgatgtaaaacctgtatggatgataaatcccatataggcctactgatgtaaaacctgtatggatgattaatcccatgtaggcctactgatgtaaaacctgtatagatgataaatcccatgtaggcctactgatgtaaaacctgtatagatgataaatcccatgtaggcctactgatgtaaaaacctgtatagatgataaatcccatgtagacctactgatgtaattgctgtatagatgataaatcccatgtaggcctactgatgtaaaacctgtatagattataaatcccatgtagacctactgatgtaaaacctgtatagatgataaatcccatgtaggcctactgatgtaaaacctgtatagatgataaatcccatgtaggcctactgatgtaaaacctgtatagatgataaatcccatgtaggcctactgatgtaaaacctgtatagatgataaatcccatgtaggcctactgatgtaaaacctgtatagatgataaatcccatgtaggcctactgatgtaaaacctgtatggatgataaatcccatgtaggacTACTGATGTAATTGCCGTATAGATGattaatcccatgtaggcctactgatgtaaaacctgtatagatgataaatcccatgtaggcctactgatgtaaaacctgtatagatgataaatcccatgtaggcctactgttgtaaaacctgtatagatgataaatcccatgtaggcctactgatgtaaaacctgtatagatgataaatcccatgtaggcctactgatgtaattgCCGTATAGATTTGAATGAATCCCATGTATTTACATAGCAGACGCTCTTACATTAGACCTATTTAAAATTAGACCCCATGTAGGCCTTGataaaaacctgtatagatgataaatcccatgtagacctactgatgtaaaacctgtatagatgataatcccatgtaggcctactgatgtaaaacctgtatagatgataaatcccatgtaggcctactgatgtaaaacctgtatggatgattaatcccatgtaggcctactgatgtaaaacctgtatggatgataaatcccatataggcctactgatgtaaaacctgtatggatgataaatcccatgtaggcctactgatgtaaaacctgtatagatgataaatcccatgtaggcctactgatgtaaaacctgtatagatgataaatcccatgtaggcctactgatgtaaaaacctgtatagatgataaatcccatgtagacctactgatgtaattgctgtatagatgataaatcccatgtaggcctctgatgtaaaacctgtatagattataaatcccatgtagacctagtgatgtaaaacctgtatagatgataaatcccatgtaggcctactgatgtaaaacctgtatagatgataaatcccatgtaggcctactgatgtaaaacctgtatagatgataaatcccatgtaggcctactgatgtaaaacctgtatagatgataaatcccatgtaggcctactgatgtaaaacctgtatagatgataaatcccatgtaggcctactgatgtaattgCCGTATAGATTATGAATcccatgtagacctactgatgtaaaacctgtatagatgatgaaccccatgtaggcctactgatgtaaaaacctgtatagatgataaatcccatgtaggcctactgatgtaaaacctgtatggatgattaatcccatgtaggcctactgatgtaaaacctgtatggatgattaatcccatgtaggcctactgatgtaaaacctgtatggatgataaatcccatataggcctactgatgtaaaacctgtatggatgataaatcccatgtaggcctactgatgtaaaacctgtatggatgataaatcccatgtaggcctactgatgtaaaacctgtatagatgataaatcccatgtaggcctactgatgtaaaacctgtatggatgataaatcccatgtagacctactgatgtaaaacctgtatagatgatgaaCCCCATGTAGACCTACTGCTAAATAAAAGTAGCTTGATTTATTGAATAGAATAGAAGAGCATGTCAGCAGGGTATAGAATAGTTTCTTGAGAATATAACTGTAGCCTATTCTTCAGTCTCCTCCAACTGTTTGTCACTTCACATAGCCTAtaggcctctctctcccccatccttaATTTGATAGGTCAAAACAATGGCATGCCTTGATTATTTACACCTGGTGGCTAGAAAAGCCACCACCTGTAAAAAAGTAGCTGTGGATAAGAGTCAGCTAAATGACCAAATtatacaatgtaaatgtaaacttatTTCTCTGATTCTGTGGACCTAATTTGATGTCAAACAGGACATATTATGAATCCCGTTtaatgcaaataaataaataaaaaatagaatagaacagcctatataatagaatagaatagaatatcctagaatataatagaacagccTACCTGCTCCGGAAGTGTTCCTCAGGTCTAGGGACTTTTGGGCAGCGGCGCTCTTCAGTTCCTTGTTCTCGGTCTTCTGCGGGACCCTCCGCACCGACGGGGTGGTCTTCTGTGGGACTCTCTGCACCGACGGGGTGGTCTTCTGTGGGACCCTCTGCACCGATGGGGTGGTCGTATAGCGCACAGCGTGGGGGTCATTGCGTGCGTCGTACCCGGGGAGCACCGACCAGAGCCGGGGGCGCATGTGTTCATACCCGAGCGCAACCGAACTGACAGCGATGCAGTCGAGCACGAACTTCTGCTCGCGCTTCTCAGGCCCAGAGTGATTCATTTTAGGCAATGCAACTCTGAAATGTCAAAATATATCAAATCAGTCCACATTCAATATATACAAATTAGGCACAGAGCCTTTTAAAATTAGACTTGGCTACTaaaattaaataatttaaaaaGCGGGTCAAATTCGGGCCTAACTGtgcagttttttattttattttttatttcacctttatttaaccaggtaggctagttgagaagaagttctcatttgcaactgtgacctggtcaagataaagcctagcaatttgacacataaaACAACACAATGTTACACATTACACAGCAGTGTGTGTTATTATACTTATGACCCCAATCCAAAACGTATGGAGGGACATGAATAGCCAAAAACACTCACATGAACAATCACAGCAAAAGCACGTAAAATCAACACTCACTCCCCGGTCAGTTGTGCACCTGCCAATGTGCTCGTTTACACTTTACTTCAAAAGCCTGCTAAATGACGCACATTTAAGTCTTTATTACGTTTCAGCAGATATAGCTGGGAAAATTGCTTCACAATAGGGATGCCAATGCACAATTGCTCATCTACCATTTTTGGTTAAATTGGTCTCAGAAATACAGTGACAATTTTCATGACATGAGCTATCTGGATTCAACTCTGAAGGGATCCTTAAAGTCATTATACAGGCCTATTTGCTTTTAGAAGACATGCTAAAGTTAAAATAAACTGAGTTTCTAATCTGCAGGGCTAAACTTTGGTCCCAGCGCCTGTCGCTGCGGGGGTTGCAAGTGGCTATTGTGACGTCGCTCGTAGCAACAAGGTCAGTGTTGGAGTTGCGCGCCCGGGTGCATTTCGCAGCGAGATTTATcacccgaggagacgcactgtaATGGGCTATCGGCTGGGGAGAATCTGGAAGGCGGGGGAGAATCTGGAAATCGGTGAATTGAGCCGAATCTGGAAGTCCGTGGACTGAGCTGAAACAACTCTGGGTttcttttattattttttttagagAGATTTTGCTCTAATTGTCATGATGACCGACTTGCTGTCCGTGGTGTCGGAGGCGGAGAGGAAGTCCTTTCCAACCCTCTCTCAGCTCTCAGAAAACGGTCAGGACAGGACACACTTTCTAGCCTATTTTATTGTACAGTAGAAAAGATATAGCCCACCTTGCCGCATCGTAAAAACACCTAGGCTATACGCATTTGTTTGCAAACTTTGCACAATTTAGAATCAAGGTGTGCATGTCATTTTTTAAAAGCATTTAGCTATATGAGAAATTTTTATTTTCTGAAAATTGTTCTGAAAATGTTCTCCTTTATTTCAGACGTTGACAGCATTTGGTCGAACGT is a window from the Oncorhynchus masou masou isolate Uvic2021 unplaced genomic scaffold, UVic_Omas_1.1 unplaced_scaffold_1811, whole genome shotgun sequence genome containing:
- the LOC135532304 gene encoding sperm microtubule associated protein 1-like is translated as MNHSGPEKREQKFVLDCIAVSSVALGYEHMRPRLWSVLPGYDARNDPHAVRYTTTPSVQRVPQKTTPSVQRVPQKTTPSVRRVPQKTENKELKSAAAQKSLDLRNTSGAGHSREQVSNHSGLMSDIKPLIGYNGRFGFRRNTPNLRRNPSSFGEVTTFQLH